GCGCGGTTTAAAAGGCTCTCGCCTTGTGCGCCTCGCCTATGCCTCTTGAAGCCTTAATCAATGCGTGCCTCGGTATATACTGTTTTCACTAGTTTTTTTTAACTGTTTTGTGTAAACAAATGGCttattaatctcaaccactaatcttatttaaataagattAAACTTAACCCTTGATTTAAATAAGAATATCAAGAGACATAGCTAAATATAGAAAGACTAGAGAGGGATTAAGAGCAGAAACTGCGACAGACCCACAAAAGAACAAGAGACATTAGCATATAGCGTTTCTCTATGGAGAGGACAATATTAATTTGGAGGATGATCTTGATGAtgattattagtttttattttttgcgTTCTTTTTGATTGACAATGAATGATTATTAGTTTAGTAGCGCAatagagtatatatatatttctacgCCTCGTGTTCCTCAGGCACGCGCCTTCCATTGCGCCTTGAGCCTAGGCTCGAGGACTCCTTAGTGCCTTAGTGCCTTAGTGCAGCTtgtgcctttaacaactatgcctGTACGACCCAGTGTCCAGGCTCGTTTATGTAAATATTGAAAATAGGAAACGCGTTTATGGTTTAGAAAACCATTTCCATCGGCAAACACAATCCAATTGAAATTCCAATTTTGATTCTAGCTAATTGAAATTTACTCTTTAGCTAGAACTTcttaaaaagggcggcccggtcgcattacgcgtccccgctgagcgagggtccggggaggggtcccaccacaagggtgtattgggggcaagccttcccttgccaatttaattggcaagaggccgctcctaagactcgaacccgtgacctctggtcacacggcaacaacgttttaccgttgcgccaaggctcgccctcttagCTAGAACTTCTTAATTGATGAAAATTTCCTTTCATAATTTCTAATCATTCCTATTCTCTGCTCACTCAAATCATTTATAGActataaatatcaatttttattattactcACTTTTCATTGTTTTCTCAATAATTATattatgtattttttattattgttatgcTTATGATAAGAGTTGTTCTTATGTATTCACTTTCATCGTGTCCATTTCCATATCCGTGTTTgtttccgtttccgtgcaacataatCTTTTGTCATGCCTTCGATATGGTTGATTGTAcatgtcagatattaatataaaaccatgattgagccttaactatcagctcgagcttttagttcaatcggttccatgacatggtatcaaaaCCTCTTGGACCAATCGATGGCAACgacattaatttgtggaattaaaaacacatagtGGGATGGGCCTGGCTTGTACACCTTGCAAGCCCAAGAGGCATTTGCGTGTGGgtgtgtgtcagagattaatataaaaccatgattgggccttaactatcagctcgagcttttagttcaatcggttccatgacaataCCTGATTATTTAGTTGAATGGTAAAGCAAGTTATATAGATGATTTGAATCTCTTAATCAGAGCTGAGTCACTTTGATGATGCCATTTTCACATATTTTGTTACATTATTGTAAATATAGAGTAGTTTATTGCCTTTTCTCCATGCCCAAGGTTTGAATTTCTCATGGTTTTGTCTCCCTTATAGATGGACCTGCAGAAGATCTTTATGGAATTTTCATTAATCGAGTTCGCCGTGAACGCCCACCCGAGTTCTTGGAGCAAATTAGAGGGTGAGCTATGATTACATTAATGTTATTATGGCTATGGTTTAATAGATGCTATTTCAGATGATAACGAGTTGGTATGTGCCTTAGTTTTTATGCGTACGAAACCTAACATTTAGAAACGAAAGGCTTGTTTGGTTTAGCTTTTGATATTGTTTACCGTTtgcttgttgttgttgtttgttgttgctcgTTATGGATAGATATTAGCTTCTAAAATATCGATTCAACATCTGTTTCTCAAtcttaattaaacattttatatctaCTGCTTGGAGTAAAACAACAGAAAGAAGAACCAAAAGGACCCGAAATCTTACCGTGCGCTTACCTAATGTGTTTATGCTTTGCAGTCTTACTAAGTGGGTGCCTCCACCGGTTAAGATGACAAGTAGCTTTGTGAGGGAGAACATCAATGTTTCACGAAAGAGAATGGATGTAACTTCCTTGGACATGCTACAGTTTCATTGGTACTATTTCCCCCCTTTGATGGAATAAATGCTATGATAATGCTCCATTGGACCATTATTTCACGTTGATTGTCTGGTTAGAAATAATGCCCATGATAGTGCGCTGTAAACTAGGGTGAAATCGGATAAAGATTATCCAATTTTAAAACTGCAAAGAAGTCAGACAAAGATTGTCCGACTTCTTCACATTGTACCAGTAATGCTCGGGTTACGGTTTTATCAGACATCCAGCAAGGAAGTCAGACAAAGATTGTCTGACTTCTTGTTGGAAGAAAATCTTCCTTGTTGGAAGACGTTTCAAAAGCAGCATGGTTCTCCGTCCTGCTTTTGGGTGGGAATCTCCACAATATGAAGAAGTCGGACAATTTCAAATTTCATTGGTACTATTTCCCCCCTTTGATGGAATAAATGCTCTGGATAATGCTCCATTATTATTTTGCGTTGATTGCCTGCTTAGAAATAATGTCTTGTGATAGTGCTATGTAAACTAGGGTGAGATCGGATAAAGATTATCCGATTTTAAAACTGCATAGAAGTGGGACAAAGATTGTCCGACTTCTTCGCATAATGCTAGGTTATGGTTTTATCCGACATCCAACAAGGAAGTCGGGCAAAGATTGTCTGACTTCCTTGTTGGAAGTCATTCCAAAAGCAGATCGTGCTGCTTTTGGGTGGGAATCTCCACAATGTGAAGAAGTCGGACAATTTGTCCGACCTCTTTGCAATTTTAAGATTGGATAATCTTTATCTGACTTCACCTTAGTTTACATAGCACTATCACGGATATTATTTCTAATCGGACAATCAACATGAAATAATGCTCCAATAAAGCATTATCCAGAGCATTTATTCCATTTGATGTCGGGTTTTAAAGCTCGAAGTTAGACTCTGAAAGTTTATTTTTGGCTTAATGTatatttacacccttaaacTTGGCAAGTTTTGCCTGTTGGCACCttgaactttttaaataacctATTACACACTTATAGTTGACATTAAAACctatagttggttttaaaaacctaccacacacctaaagttggctcattcggacttcttacacacaaaatcgttgatctgtCATCTTTGACAGACGAAGTCGTTGTGCGTgctatagaaaaaagaaaagcgtattagttaaggcccaatcatagatcttatattactCTCCGACAACCTCATATGTCAAAGATGACAAATCGACAATTTTGTGTGCaggaggtccgaatgagccaactttaggtgtgtgataggtttttaatgtCAATTATATGTGTGTGATagatttttaaagccaactataaggccttgtttgataaagcacttaattacttaaattaaaatattaagcacttatttaatttaagtgcgtttgataacggttgtttctccaccacttaaattagttaattaagttaaaaatcacttattttgataagtcaaaatatttaacttaatagtttaagttaaacattatcaacaaatatttttataaaagttaaatcattcaatactttcagcacttataatattcagcacttaaaattcagtacttattttttcagcacttaattttcagttttatcaaacagcacctaagtgtgtgataggttatttaaaaagtttaagatGCCAATAGGCAAAACTTGCCAAGATTAAGGGTGTAAATATACATTAAgccttattttgtttttagttaACAGTAAGTGATTTTCGAGAATCTAGAGATAGCGCGATTCTTTTGGTGTTGATTTTCTGCTTTTATGGAACTTATATAGGTGGGATTATTCAAATACTGGCTACCTTGATGCTCTTAAACATCTTACAGACCTAAAGGAAGAAGGTCAGTGTTGTTTATGTTTgttattgtaattgaaatgttAGTCTATATATTTGATTTGATTGATTGCATTACTTCAGTGAGTGTTTTGCAGGTAAAATTAAGACCATTGCTTTGACAAATTTTGACACCGAGAGGTTACAAATAATTCTCGAAAACGATATCCCTGTCGTCAGCAATCAGGTgatttttcaaaacttcaaatTCAAACATCTTTTTAGAACTGCATTTTTctgtagggtaaattacaccaatggctaaacttcaaaacataacataaaagtcactcaactttacactttctAACATTATGACCTATGTTGCATGAAAACAGAAGCGGAAACGGATACTGGGAAACGtaatttctaaaaaacatagGAAACGAAAACATGGaggaaacgtgtaaatattaaaaatatagggacatttatcaatattaaaaatataataatatatttaaaaaaacaacGAAGAACAATATGAAAAAAGTTCAAGCTCAATTGAGATTCAAGAGACAAGAAttataggagaaaaaaatttaggtaagttctttaaattgaagaacaaaaggaaGGAATTATCAGTCAAATAATAAGTTTCAATTTTCAGAATCTTAATCTGAATAGGAATTTCAAAATAGGAAGTTTGAATTTCCATAATTTTAAAAACTGAGAGACATGTTccatattttgattaattacggAAACATTTCGTATCAGTTTCCGAGAGTTTCTGTTTTTTCACAATTTCGGGCCGGAGGTGGTCCAGTTGTTAAATCCTTGAAAACCGTTCGAACCTGCTCGAACCGGCCGGTTCAACCATGAACCGGTTAAGCGGTTTGGTCCGGTTTGCTTTTAGGCATGTTtactttaaaaaatatatataaattttgacaAAGGTAGGATTCGAACCTTGGACCTTTGATCTATAAACTCTAATACTCACCACTATACTACCATTTCACTTATGTCTATTATTAACtatttaagaataaataataatattataacttaaatagttaaaatatgatttagtattatttttttcaatttagataaatatcattaaaaaattattatattttcaggttaaaaaacattattatattttctcaatattaatacagtttaatcagcatttgattttaaatatatacaaataaattttaaaaatctaataaatttaaatttaagttgaattataaaatacatatcctattagcatatttacatgttagttattaataaaaaataatcactattaattttaaaagtatatattttctttaatttttatatttatttgtcatgttaaatttattaatttgatatcatGTTTTGATACTAAATAAAGGTgctttctatggttactttgtttttgacaaaataccattacttggtgtgttttcaccattggatggtggagtataaaattaatccgatggtgaaaacacacaaagtaaggcttactttgttaaaaacaaagtaagcatagcctttaccctaaaatgttattatattagtataatttttatgaatatagttgatattatactatgttataagattaaatatgaataaaaatataatttgcaCATGATTTTTGAATACCGGTTGAACCCCGGTTGGATCCCGGTTAAACCTCAAACCCTTGACCATTTGTCTTTTCCGGTTATTTGACCGGTCCGGTTTTGACAATCATggttaacaacctcaaaatgaaaatgttcaagaattaaaatccTTTAGAaagacatttaccatgaaaaccgcattttttattttccaaaatcaccattTCTGTTGCTTTCtccctctaaaaattcactttcctaaccaaacaacacctaaatgactttaaaacaaaaattttgAAGAATGAAAGttgctaagatatatcatcaattcttggaattttttttattttgatgtcgtcaacagtcattttgaggcgttgattgaagtttagtgaccatAATGTTAGAAAGTGTAAAGTTGAATGCCTTTTATGTCACGTTTTGAATTTTGATCATTTTGTGGCATTGTTTGAAGTTTGGTGACCagaaagtgtaaagttgagtCGCTTTTATGCTACGTTttaagtttagtggtcatacaAATTCAGTGtacatggatgtaatttactctcTTTCTGTAATCTGTATATTATAGCTGATTGTAACTGGTATGTTGTGATTCCATCAGGTGCAACATTCAATTGTTGATATGCGTCCTCAGCCGAAAATGGCAGAGCTCTGTCAACTTACGGGCGTTAAACTTATTACGTATgtgtatatatacgtgttataatttgagtggTCAAGAATCAATTTTTAAGCACCaatataaaacttctcaaaattaagctatactgtgtttaagattcttaacatgtaaaacattgtgtctaatagaaaaattggatttagacctaataggccaaaaaaattagaattttggatttaaggagggtctaataggccaaaaaaattagaattttggatttagagggAGGCCTGACAGACCAAAACaatttagaattttggatttatagAGCGTCTAACAGCACTTGTGCCAATTTTTAGCGTGCTGAATAGCACCGCAACAAAATTTCTTGGAGACAGGGGCCGGAATCACCACAGCCTCAAATTTTGTGGAAACAGAGGGGGCTGAAACTACCCCTGTCATGGTGGTTCCAGCGGCCAGCCCTCCCTGTATCCGCCCGTGGCTGTAGCATTTATGCATTTTGTGCCCATTTCTGTTTGAAGGCTATAAAGGGCGAcccggtgcactacgcatcCCCCCTAAGAAGAGgatccggggaggggtcccaccacaagagtATATTTGGGACatgccttcccctgccaattttttggcaagaggctgctcctaagactcgaacccgtgagcTTTCAGTcatacgacaacaacgtttaccgttgtgccaaggctcgccctcttctGTTTGAAggctatgttttagaaataatgtttcctgGTGTTCATGTCCGTGTACATTTTCGTTTCGGTTGTCCGTTTTCGTTTCCATACAGAGATGCGTGTTTTGCTTGCACTATTTATTTGATTTCAATTGAGACAAATGTGCAGATATGGAACTGTGATGGGTGGGTTGTTATCCGAGAAATTCCTTGATACGAACTTGGCAATTCCGTTTGCTGGGCCACCTTTAAACACTCCTTCCCTCCAGAAATACAAAAGGGTAAAGATATAACATCTATGTTGCACAGAAACTCTTTCATTAGCATTTCGTGTCTGTTTCCATTTCTGTTTTCATTACTGTTTCCTAGCTAAATTTTTAGAAATAAGGTTTCCGTTTCTGTTTCCGTTTTCGTGTAATTAGATTTTGGTTTCTGTTGCAGATGGTGGATGCTTGGGGAGGATGGGGCCAGTTCCAAGTTCTGCTTCAGACCCTTAAAAAGATAGCTACTAAACACGGTGTAACCATTCCAACTGTTGCTGTAAAATACATACTAGATCAGGTAAATACTAGCTTTCCTGAAATCATCTCTACTATAGTTATTCTTAAGGGCGAGTTAGTGTCGTATTTGTGTCGTGTCAGTAGAGTCAAATGAGTTATACCTAATCCGATTTAAaacaaatttgattcaaaacaaaattgtgTCATAATCGTATCAATCCAATCgggttagttttcattttgtatCCTGTTTGCAGGTCATATGTAATTTATTAGGGGTGTTAACAAGCCGAATCGATACCGAACCTAGGTAGGCTCGGCTTAAGAATCTACAAGGTTGGGTTTGGCTCGAACTCGAAGCTTGTCAAGCTTAAAATTTTAGGCTCAGCTCAAGCTCAAGAGGACCAAAAATAGGCTGGGCTCGAGAAAAGCTCGCAAACGGCTCGATTGAATTAAAAGTTCATTAAACAAATTTAACAAGTAATTTACAACATATTTgaagatataattataaaattaaaagtcAATGAAACATAATCAAGCTTGTTCACGAGTTTTCGAGTCGAGCCTAAAGAAGCTCAAGCTCAAACTTGTTAATGCTCGCGCCGGATCCCCGTTAAGCTGAGGTTTGACCAAGCTATGAAcgagcctcctgaacttgcttgAAGTGACCTATTGGCTCCTAAATTTGTTTAAACCAAACATATTggttccctaaacttgcttaaagtgatacgTGCTCCAACCTAAGCTTAATCATGCCATGTTAAGCAACTCGAAAGGGCTAATTGGTCGTTTTGAGACCATTAGATTCTtctggacaagtttgaggggttagaGATGGGatataaattacatccatggccactgcACTATTAAACCTCAAAAAGTAAGATAAAAGTCgctcaactttacactttttgatattatgaccattaaacttcaattaacaCCTCAAGATGGAAAATTCTAACAAtttgatattctaagcaacttaaACTATTCGAAGTTTttgttttgaggttatttagatgttgtttggttaggagagggaaagtaaatttttagagagGAAGCTCCAGAAacgatgattttgaaaaataaaaaatatgtttccatgggtgtaatttacccgttaGAGGCCATATCATGAAAATgaataaagttcagtagccatgggtgtaatttacccgttaGAGATATATTGGTCCTGTTTggcaattagctgttagctgatagtTGATTACCTTTTTGGTTAGCGGATTTGACTAGCTGGTTTGACTACCGGATTGTgtgaacttgtttggtaaaacttagttgattgctaatagctgtttgtctaaaatgacaaataaggacatgataaaacatttatttgggattaaagagtattaattaggggtaaaaatgtccataaaaagatatggaaaaataagctaattgaaaaaactcataaaatgagcttttaactcaataagctctttcaaacctctcttcaccaaacactaCTATTAGAGTTTTGACTTGTCAAAACTTCTAAAGTGGTTCAAACTACTAATTTTACTCCCGAAAGCTCTTCGTGTTGGGCATATAATTAAATTTGTGGAACTGCAGCCAGCTGTGGCGGGATCGATGATAGGGGTTCGGCTGGGATTATCGGAGCATATAAAAGATGCAAATGCTATATTTACACTAGCTCTTGATGAGGAAGATGTAAATAACATAAAACAAGCTACCAACAAAGGGAAAGACCTAATCAAAGTGATTGGTGACTGTGGAGATGAATACAGGCGCTAGCTAATGAACTAGTTATGGCTTGAGGTATATTTCTTTCTCTATGTATATTCCTAAAATGagcttatttatttcttttgcctTATCAAtagataattatatatttagttaAATGAAAGCAGTTCTCAGCATCAATGTTTTTGTAATTAAGATATGTTTGGACAAAGAAAATGTTGCAATTTGAATATATAAAATTTCGTGGCTTTTCTGGACTTGTTAATGGGTGGGTTGGAGATGGGGCGAGTTATTCCATTCCCATCTACAATGGGGATCTCCATCCCCGTCCCTATTAAGAAAAACGGGGATAAATTTGGACCTGTTTCCACCCCAATTAGTTAAATGAAACAGTTCTGAGCATCCATGTTTTTGTAATTAAGATATGTTTGGACACAGAAAATGTTGCAATTGGAATATCATAACTTCTGTACGCTTTTCTAGACGGGGTGGATTGGGTATAAGGCGAGTTATTCCATTCCATCTATAACGGGAATCCATTCCTGCCTCATTAAGAAAAACGGGGATAAATTTGGCCCCGTTTCCACCCTAATGGAGAATAGGGATCCCATTCGTTACAAACGTAATCttatggtttgcaaaattttcatttttcattgaccttgaaaattttgaaaaatcatTAGATTTTTGTAATTTGGAAAATCATTAAATAAAAGCAGTTATGAGAATCAAAGTTTTGTAAGAAAGATACGTTGGACAAAGAAAATGTTGTAATTTGAATATCATAATTTCTGTACTGGTAATTCCATCGCTTTTCTAGACTTGTTAATGGAACAGGTTGGGGATAAGGCGAGTTATTCCATTCTCATCTATGACGGGGATGGGGGATCTCCATCCCCgcttcattaaaaaaaactgGGATAAATTTGGAACTGTTTCCACCCCAATTAGTTAAATGAAACAGTTCTGAGCATCCatgtttttgtaattaaaatatGTTTGGACACAGAAAATGTTGCAATTTGAATATCACAACTTGTGTACTAGTAATTTCATCGCTTTTCTAGACTTGTCAATGAGGCGGATGGGGGATAGGACGAGTaaaagcatctccaacagcctcttagttggggccttaagttaaaatttgaggagagagttaaaaACCAACTCCAACAGCCTCTAAGAGCCTACTGgctccttattttatttttattaataatttattattgactAGTCTGTCTCGTCTCACTATGAGAATATgaagagtattgttggagatgattaGGACTGTAGTCGAGCTGAAGTGAGTTTTGGCCTGTTTAGGCTTGGCTCGTCAGAAAATTGATGAGCTTGAGCTCAACATTCTGTTTATGAGCTGCTCACGAGCTCAACATCAATGTTTTTGTAATTAAGATATGTTGGACAAAGAAAATGTTGCAATTTGAATATCACAACTTGTGTACTGTCGCTTTTCTAGACTTGTTAATGGAGCGGGTTGGAGATAGGGCGAGTTATTCTATTCCCATCTATAACGGGGATCTCCATCCCCGCCCCATTAAGAAAAACGGGGATAAATTTGGACATGTTTCCACCCCAATTAGTTAAATGAAACAGTTCTGAGCATCCATGTTTTTGTAATTAAGATATGTTGGACATAGAAAATGTTGCAATTTGAATATCATAACTTCTGTACTGGTGATTTCATCGCTTTTCTAGACTTGTCAATGAGGCGGATTGGGTATAAGGTGAGTTATTCCATTTCCATCTGTAACGGGGATCTCCATCCCCATCCCTATTAAGAAAAACGGGGATAAATTTGGGCCTGTTTCCACCCCAATTAGCTAATTGTAACAGTTCTGAACATCCATGTTTTTGTAATTAAGATATGTGGGAGAAAGAAAATGTTGCAATTTGAATATCATAACTTCTGTACTGGTATTTTCATCGCTTTTCTAGACTTGTTATCGCTTTTCTAGACTTGTCAATGGGGCAGATTGGGTATAAGGTGAGTTATTCCATTCCCATCTATAACGGGATCCCCATCCCTGCGTCATTAAGAAAAACGGATATAAATTTGGCCCCGTTTTTACCCTAATTGAGAATAGGGATTCCAATTGGGGATGCTttttttaagggttaattataaatagatgTCCTGTGGATTTACGGATTTGCATATAGCTACCTTTGGTATTTTTCGTTACAAATGCAATCcgatggtttgcaaaattttcattttttattcaccttgaaaattttgaaaaatcatTAGATTTTTGTAATTTGGAAAATCATTAAATAAACGCAGTTCTGAGCATTAATGTTTTTGTAATTGGACAAAGAATGTTGTAATTTGAATATCATAATTTCTGTACTTGTAATTTCATCGCTTTTCTAGACTTGTTAATGGGGCGGGTTGGAGATAGGGCGAGTTATTCCACTCCCATCTACAATGGGGATCTCCATCCCCGTCCCCATTAAGAAAAACAGAGATAAATTTGGACTTGTTTCCACCCCCAATTAGTTAAACGAAACAGTTCTGAGCATCCATGTTTTTGTAATTAAGATATGTTTAGACACAGAAAATGTTGCAATTGGAATATCACAACTTGTGTACTGGTGTAATTTCATCGCTTTTCTAGACTTGTCAGTGAGGCGGATTGGGGATAGGACGAGTtaaagcatctccaacagcctcttagttggggtcttaagttaaaatttgaggagagagttaaaaaccaactccaacagcctcttagtgacTTTTCAAATCATTGAAAGCCTCTGAGCTCCTACTGgctccttattttatttttattaataatttattattgagtagtCTGTCTCGTCTCActataacaataataaataaggagagAATATgaagagtattgttggagatcaTTAGGGTTGTAATCGAACCGAGTCGAACTGAGTTTTGGCCTGTTTAGGCTTGGCTCGTCAGAAAATTGATGAGTTTGAGCTCAACATTCTGTTTATGAGCTGCTCGCGAGCTCAACATCAATGTTTTTGTAATTAAGATATGTTGGATAAAGAAAGTGTTGCAATTTGAATATCATGACTTCTGTACTGATAATTTCATCGCTTTTCTAGACTTGTTAATGGGGCGGGTTGGAGATAGGGCGAGGTATTCCATTCCCATCTACAATGGGGATCTCCATCCCTGTCCCTATTAAGAAAAACGGGAATAAATTTGGACTGGTTTCCACCCCAATTAGTTAAATGAAACAGTTCTGAGTAGGGGTGCCAACGAGCTTGTGTAGTTCGCAACCAGTTCGAGTTCGGCTCGATCAaagctcggtcaaagctcggcccGATTGGGCTCGGCTCGAGGATTAACGAGTCAAAACACGAGCTTTCTTAGGTTCGACTCGAAAGCTTGCGAGCAAGctcgattattttttaatatatattttaccaATACTTaattatatagatatatatacacatttcAATAATCttactttttaaattttattaagagTCATAAGTTATAAGTCCATTAATAAATTATCACAATTTTTTTGGCCCATACATAATTTATCCAATCCAATATGTTTTAAACTTGGGCCAAgcataaaaaaatttgaattgttgatattttattttgtttatctaattactctttattttttctttattctcAAAATTATTTGTTAAGTTGGATAATAACAATATTAAATTTTGAACTTTAAACTCGAGCCGAATCACGAGCTTTTTTCGAACCGAGCCCATTACAAGCTTGAAAATGTAAAAACCAAACGAGCTCGAGCTGGCTCGAAAAGaatcgagctcgagccgagcttaaAAAATCCAAGCTCgacgagcttcgagctcgagcTGAGCCAAGTCAGGTTCGGTATC
The window above is part of the Euphorbia lathyris chromosome 3, ddEupLath1.1, whole genome shotgun sequence genome. Proteins encoded here:
- the LOC136223286 gene encoding flagellar radial spoke protein 5-like isoform X2, giving the protein MSQCICHSLGSFTFSRRIGEFRNISLKPLQCVLTEDNRKIIVKNGKDSLDICRVVNGMWQTSGGWGNINRDSAVDSMLQYADAGLATFDMADIYGPAEDLYGIFINRVRRERPPEFLEQIRGLTKWVPPPVKMTSSFVRENINVSRKRMDVTSLDMLQFHWWDYSNTGYLDALKHLTDLKEEGKIKTIALTNFDTERLQIILENDIPVVSNQVQHSIVDMRPQPKMAELCQLTGVKLITYGTVMGGLLSEKFLDTNLAIPFAGPPLNTPSLQKYKRMVDAWGGWGQFQVLLQTLKKIATKHGVTIPTVAVKYILDQPAVAGSMIGVRLGLSEHIKDANAIFTLALDEEDVNNIKQATNKGKDLIKVIGDCGDEYRR
- the LOC136223286 gene encoding flagellar radial spoke protein 5-like isoform X1, producing MSASIHHFCSFPLASKPTSASIGPESGRLGASRVKCCAATTTESSRVTVKNGNDSLEICRVLNGMWQTSGGWGRIDRDDAVEAMMKYADAGLSTFDMADHYGPAEDLYGIFINRVRRERPPEFLEQIRGLTKWVPPPVKMTSSFVRENINVSRKRMDVTSLDMLQFHWWDYSNTGYLDALKHLTDLKEEGKIKTIALTNFDTERLQIILENDIPVVSNQVQHSIVDMRPQPKMAELCQLTGVKLITYGTVMGGLLSEKFLDTNLAIPFAGPPLNTPSLQKYKRMVDAWGGWGQFQVLLQTLKKIATKHGVTIPTVAVKYILDQPAVAGSMIGVRLGLSEHIKDANAIFTLALDEEDVNNIKQATNKGKDLIKVIGDCGDEYRR